One genomic region from Maridesulfovibrio frigidus DSM 17176 encodes:
- a CDS encoding iron-containing alcohol dehydrogenase: protein MNTSFNYFIPTNIIFGAGRVKELATVTLPGTKALIVISSGTSMKKFGYLDKVVDALKAQKVEAVIFNKILPNPIVDHVKEGAQMARDNGCDFIVGLGGGSSIDAAKSIAIMVNNPGEYWDYIAGGTGKAQPVTEKVLPLIAIPTTAGTGTEADPWTVITNMETQEKIGFGIPETFPVISIVDPELMLSVPAHLTAYQGMDAFFHAAEGYLATVNQPASDLFALDSVRLITENLAAAVKDGTNMEARTALAWASTQSGMVESTSCCISQHSMEHALSAFDPAVPHGAGLILLSVSYFTFMAQKAPERFPALAQAMGVDVSKLPESERPMAFITALKQLIKDIDCDELNLNDFKLDKSQAGALADNAMTAMGFLFTLDPYQMNKDEVVGIFESAFDA from the coding sequence GTGAATACTTCATTCAATTATTTCATCCCGACAAATATTATATTCGGTGCCGGACGTGTAAAAGAACTGGCAACAGTTACTCTACCCGGAACGAAGGCCCTAATAGTCATAAGTTCCGGTACATCAATGAAAAAATTTGGCTACCTCGATAAAGTAGTCGATGCGCTGAAAGCACAGAAAGTCGAAGCCGTAATCTTCAATAAAATCTTACCTAACCCGATTGTAGATCACGTCAAAGAAGGCGCGCAGATGGCCAGAGACAACGGTTGTGATTTCATAGTAGGCCTAGGCGGCGGTAGTTCCATTGATGCCGCAAAAAGCATCGCAATCATGGTTAACAACCCGGGCGAATACTGGGATTACATCGCAGGTGGAACAGGCAAAGCACAGCCTGTCACTGAAAAAGTACTCCCGCTCATTGCTATTCCAACAACTGCGGGAACAGGCACAGAAGCTGATCCGTGGACAGTTATCACCAACATGGAAACTCAGGAAAAAATCGGATTCGGTATCCCTGAAACTTTCCCTGTAATATCTATAGTAGATCCCGAACTGATGCTAAGCGTGCCCGCGCACCTAACAGCATACCAAGGCATGGATGCTTTCTTCCACGCGGCAGAAGGTTACCTAGCCACGGTCAACCAGCCCGCAAGTGATCTGTTCGCGCTCGATTCGGTCAGGCTCATCACAGAGAATCTTGCCGCCGCAGTTAAAGACGGAACCAACATGGAAGCTCGCACCGCGCTAGCATGGGCCAGCACTCAGTCCGGCATGGTGGAATCCACCTCCTGCTGTATTTCGCAGCATTCAATGGAACACGCACTTAGCGCGTTTGATCCTGCTGTACCGCACGGCGCAGGACTGATCTTGCTGAGCGTGTCATACTTCACATTCATGGCGCAGAAAGCTCCGGAACGTTTCCCCGCACTGGCACAGGCTATGGGTGTAGATGTCAGCAAGCTTCCTGAAAGCGAACGCCCAATGGCATTCATCACCGCTCTAAAACAGCTTATCAAAGACATTGATTGTGATGAGCTGAATCTTAATGATTTCAAACTAGATAAATCACAGGCCGGCGCACTTGCAGATAACGCAATGACCGCCATGGGATTCTTGTTCACTCTTGATCCTTACCAGATGAATAAGGATGAGGTTGTTGGGATTTTTGAGAGTGCTTTTGATGCGTAG
- the queD gene encoding 6-carboxytetrahydropterin synthase QueD, giving the protein MKIYVSMTFDSAHRLPNVPEGHRCSNLHGHTFVTEIHVTGDTGEHTGWVCDFGDIKALAKPLINQLDHHYLNDIEGLENPTSENIAMWIWNKLRPQLPNLFKVVVKESPTSAAIYKGE; this is encoded by the coding sequence ATGAAGATATATGTTTCCATGACTTTTGACTCAGCTCACCGTCTACCGAATGTGCCTGAAGGACATAGATGCAGCAATTTGCACGGACACACATTTGTGACTGAAATTCATGTTACCGGTGATACAGGCGAACACACAGGCTGGGTCTGTGACTTCGGGGATATTAAAGCCCTTGCAAAACCACTTATTAATCAGCTGGACCACCATTACCTTAACGACATTGAAGGTCTGGAAAATCCCACCAGCGAAAATATTGCTATGTGGATCTGGAATAAACTGAGACCGCAACTTCCGAACCTTTTTAAAGTGGTCGTAAAGGAAAGCCCCACGTCTGCGGCTATTTACAAAGGGGAATAA
- the queE gene encoding 7-carboxy-7-deazaguanine synthase, with translation MSFNVNEIFYSLQGEGHHTGRPAVFCRFSGCNLWTGQDVDRTKAICQFCDTNFITAAESGGTFETASELITAILSYFPDYKNQDYKPYVILTGGEPALQITQELISGLKENGLEVGIETNGTKPLPKDIDWVTVSPKAGTKLAITSGNELKLVWPQESILLADFEDLNFEHLYIQPRGGADSSKSTELAIEICLKNPVWKLSLQTHKLIGIQ, from the coding sequence ATGAGTTTTAATGTAAATGAAATTTTCTACTCCCTGCAAGGAGAAGGACATCACACAGGCAGACCAGCTGTTTTCTGTCGTTTTTCAGGGTGCAATCTCTGGACGGGGCAGGATGTGGACCGCACTAAAGCGATATGTCAGTTTTGTGATACAAATTTCATTACCGCCGCTGAATCCGGCGGGACATTTGAAACGGCTTCCGAACTGATTACCGCAATTCTTTCATACTTTCCCGATTACAAGAATCAGGACTATAAACCCTATGTTATCCTGACCGGAGGAGAGCCGGCTCTTCAAATTACGCAGGAATTAATTTCAGGTTTGAAAGAAAACGGCTTGGAAGTCGGTATAGAAACAAACGGAACCAAGCCTCTTCCCAAAGATATTGATTGGGTAACGGTAAGTCCCAAAGCCGGAACAAAACTGGCTATAACTTCAGGGAATGAGTTGAAATTGGTTTGGCCGCAAGAAAGTATTCTTCTTGCTGATTTTGAAGATCTTAACTTCGAGCACCTCTATATCCAACCCAGGGGCGGAGCCGACAGTTCAAAGTCAACCGAGCTGGCGATAGAAATCTGTCTAAAAAATCCAGTTTGGAAGCTAAGCCTTCAAACTCATAAATTAATTGGAATTCAATAA
- the queC gene encoding 7-cyano-7-deazaguanine synthase QueC, with product MNESALVIFSGGQDSTTCLAWALDRFNDVMTIGFSYGQRHHVEMDCRKNILQDIGKLNPQWKNNLKHDEVLNIGLFNEIGGTALTEDVEISMGKNGLPTTFVPGRNLVFLTAAAAYAYRQGIRHIILGVCETDFSGYPDCRDDTIKAMQVALNLGMESRFVIHTPLMWIDKAATWDLSHKIGGTPFVDFIREQTHTCYLGDRTNLHPWGYGCGDCPACELRANGWEQFVKKGTK from the coding sequence ATGAATGAATCCGCACTTGTTATCTTTTCAGGCGGACAAGACTCCACCACATGTCTTGCCTGGGCTCTTGATCGCTTTAATGACGTTATGACCATTGGGTTCAGCTATGGACAACGGCATCACGTTGAGATGGATTGCCGGAAAAATATTTTGCAAGATATTGGAAAGCTGAACCCTCAGTGGAAAAACAATCTTAAGCATGACGAAGTCCTGAATATCGGCCTCTTTAATGAAATAGGCGGAACTGCCCTCACTGAAGATGTAGAAATTAGTATGGGAAAAAACGGTCTGCCTACGACATTTGTTCCCGGTCGTAATCTTGTTTTTTTAACTGCGGCAGCAGCATACGCATACAGACAGGGAATTCGTCATATAATACTCGGCGTATGTGAAACAGATTTCTCAGGTTATCCTGATTGCCGTGATGACACAATTAAAGCCATGCAGGTTGCACTCAATTTAGGCATGGAATCACGTTTTGTCATTCACACTCCATTAATGTGGATAGATAAAGCCGCCACATGGGATTTATCCCATAAAATAGGCGGGACTCCGTTCGTTGATTTCATCCGCGAACAGACCCACACATGCTATTTAGGGGACAGAACAAATCTTCACCCATGGGGATATGGATGTGGAGACTGCCCTGCATGTGAACTGCGAGCCAATGGCTGGGAACAGTTTGTAAAAAAGGGCACCAAATAA
- a CDS encoding HD-GYP domain-containing protein: MDGLTELLACIQDISGGNYSNDIMELTKDGYDPYVREIAESVGLMMVKIEGREFALEQAYDDLKSNIVNTVKATARGLSLRDKYTRGHGERVGRYAHRLALSAGFSEEDVWTVGLAGILHDIGKIGFSDKLFFNEDVRVDDEMLAEIRQHPESGFRMLRGLKFLGPALDYVRSHHERLDGTGYPNALKGDEIPMGARILSIVDVFDALTTTRSYQEAKSLDKAFGILRKLAGPSLDPELVEIFIKEIEENGLEVVEEEFSTCTDKEGLSKPACSYLPDPKSSDL, translated from the coding sequence ATGGATGGTCTAACTGAGCTTTTGGCCTGTATTCAAGATATTTCTGGGGGTAATTATTCCAATGATATTATGGAACTGACCAAAGACGGTTATGATCCCTATGTTCGTGAAATTGCGGAATCCGTCGGGCTTATGATGGTTAAGATTGAGGGCAGAGAGTTTGCTCTTGAGCAGGCGTATGATGACTTGAAGAGTAATATTGTCAATACTGTTAAGGCTACTGCACGCGGGCTTAGTCTGCGTGATAAATATACTCGTGGACATGGTGAACGGGTCGGGCGCTATGCGCACAGACTGGCGCTCAGTGCAGGGTTTTCCGAAGAGGATGTCTGGACGGTCGGGCTTGCTGGAATTCTCCATGATATAGGTAAGATCGGCTTTAGCGATAAGCTGTTTTTCAATGAAGATGTCCGTGTAGATGATGAGATGCTTGCTGAAATAAGGCAGCACCCTGAATCCGGTTTCCGGATGCTGAGGGGGCTAAAGTTTCTAGGTCCAGCCTTGGATTATGTACGGAGTCACCATGAAAGGCTGGATGGGACAGGCTACCCGAATGCACTCAAAGGTGATGAGATTCCTATGGGCGCACGAATTTTAAGTATAGTAGATGTTTTTGATGCGCTCACCACTACGCGCTCGTATCAGGAGGCCAAGTCTCTTGATAAAGCCTTTGGTATTCTTAGAAAGCTGGCGGGGCCATCGCTTGATCCTGAACTCGTCGAAATTTTCATTAAAGAGATAGAAGAAAATGGACTTGAGGTTGTTGAGGAGGAATTTTCCACCTGTACAGATAAAGAGGGGCTTTCTAAGCCTGCTTGCAGTTACTTGCCTGATCCAAAATCCTCCGATTTATAG
- a CDS encoding polysaccharide deacetylase family protein — protein sequence MKKKFLVLIEDDFEVMGNGLGNVAELQYLPALSLMNIADKYGAKVTFMVDVAHQLTMKKHLVHSEVRIQSKLWDETVLLMAERGFDVQLHLHSQWVNSVYKNGFHHLTDVWNIGRLLPEEQAELVKAGVQYLENLLRPVHPAYKVCAFKAGSWGLQPSEHILSVLENAGINIVMGMRAGIKIEGQSVDYSGMEEKCLPYYASRKDVTKLAADRSSLAVIPLQSYSPDLLTFSKYVLNHILERARCKRGFSLTNGKPVPAEIKGLKPLSGKNDFSLGMRPYQTHLKIGSQPFSYLKKSFDVVIERLRGYELERIPILIESHTKQYANYYEDIERFIAYIAEKYESEAEFGDLSGYGRELQENPSLARSKDVHK from the coding sequence ATGAAAAAGAAATTTTTAGTCCTTATTGAGGACGACTTTGAAGTAATGGGTAATGGGCTAGGAAATGTTGCTGAATTGCAATATCTGCCAGCTTTATCCCTTATGAATATTGCTGATAAGTATGGAGCTAAAGTAACTTTCATGGTTGATGTTGCTCATCAACTTACTATGAAGAAGCACCTCGTTCATTCTGAAGTTAGAATTCAGTCTAAGCTATGGGATGAAACCGTTCTGCTGATGGCGGAAAGGGGTTTTGATGTTCAGCTACATCTACATTCGCAGTGGGTTAATTCTGTATACAAAAATGGATTTCACCATCTGACTGATGTATGGAATATTGGTCGCCTTCTCCCTGAGGAGCAGGCCGAGCTGGTTAAAGCGGGTGTTCAATATCTGGAAAATCTTTTGCGCCCTGTGCATCCCGCGTATAAAGTTTGCGCTTTCAAAGCTGGATCGTGGGGGCTGCAACCTTCTGAGCATATCCTGTCTGTGCTTGAAAATGCCGGAATTAATATTGTAATGGGTATGCGTGCCGGGATTAAAATTGAAGGGCAGTCCGTTGATTATTCCGGCATGGAAGAAAAATGCCTCCCTTACTATGCCTCTCGAAAGGATGTCACAAAGCTTGCTGCCGATCGCAGTAGTCTTGCGGTAATCCCTTTGCAATCTTATTCTCCGGATTTATTAACTTTTTCAAAGTATGTACTTAATCATATTTTAGAAAGAGCGCGTTGCAAACGTGGATTCTCATTGACCAATGGTAAGCCCGTTCCAGCTGAAATTAAGGGGCTGAAACCCTTGTCCGGCAAAAATGATTTTTCATTGGGGATGCGTCCTTATCAGACTCATTTGAAAATCGGCAGCCAGCCTTTTTCGTATCTTAAGAAATCATTTGATGTGGTTATCGAAAGGTTGCGGGGTTATGAGCTTGAGAGGATTCCTATTCTGATCGAAAGCCACACGAAACAATATGCTAATTATTATGAAGATATTGAACGTTTCATTGCATATATAGCCGAGAAGTATGAATCTGAGGCCGAGTTTGGTGACTTAAGTGGATATGGTAGGGAATTGCAGGAAAATCCAAGTCTAGCGAGGTCCAAAGATGTCCATAAGTAA
- the uvrA gene encoding excinuclease ABC subunit UvrA, whose amino-acid sequence MQNKTIHIEGAKHHNLKDLYLDIPRDQLVVVCGPSGSGKSTLSFDIVYAEGQRRYVESLSAYARQFLPQLDKPKVDKIEGLSPAISLEQGSTSRNPRSTVGTVTEIYDFLRVFYARLGKFHCPKCGKAIEAQTSDEILDRIMSLDDGTKFMLLAPMIDHQKGTHKDLFAKLKREGFVRVRVNGEMTSIDDVPELEKHRKHTIDLVVDRLVIKGDIKKRLGDSLELALRYGDEAIIISIVGGEDIYLSTMSTCSTCKISMPRLSPQLFSFNSPQGACPTCSGLGSVEYYEPDLLAPNKGLSLKSGAVIPWKSPQMFGRYEPEFRALGKKYGFKIDTPISEFSEKAHKALFYGDKELDWEGIVNQLEAGRDLGRIWRDELSRFRQNTSCPACGGARLRPESLAVKVEGESISDFCSMSIHRALSWIETLEFKGHDSLIAEPLLKELIHRIGFMVNVGLDYLNLGRNMATLSGGEAQRIRLAGQLGSGLVGVTYVLDEPSIGLHPRDNERLLATLRSLQSRGNTVLVVEHDEATIRNADHVIELGPGSGMLGGEIVFQGSVDDLLGKSQSLTAKYLRGELSLDKPEKRRVPTDWIKLRGVNTHNLKNLDVDIPLGILCCFTGVSGSGKSSLVVDSMYKHLALSRGVKVDQPGKISGIDGIDKIEKVISIDQSPIGRTPRSNPATYTKIFDDIRNIFAATKESKKRGYKPGRFSFNVRGGRCEACKGDGQIRVEMHFLPDVYVTCDVCKGKRYNSQTLEVDYKGSNISDVLHMTVRQAKVFFENHPTLNRRLAVLEQVGLEYLQLGQPGTTLSGGEAQRIKISRELGKRRLPGTLYILDEPTTGLHMHEVGKLIKVLQQLVEKGATVIVIEHNTDVIRAADYVFDLGPGGGESGGQIVAKGTPEEIIDNPNSVTGQFIA is encoded by the coding sequence ATGCAGAATAAAACGATTCATATTGAAGGCGCAAAGCACCATAATCTTAAAGATTTATATCTTGATATTCCCCGCGATCAGCTTGTTGTTGTCTGCGGCCCTTCTGGCTCAGGTAAATCAACACTCTCTTTCGATATTGTCTATGCCGAGGGGCAAAGGCGTTATGTAGAGTCTCTGTCAGCTTATGCGCGGCAGTTTCTGCCTCAGCTTGATAAGCCTAAAGTTGATAAAATTGAGGGTCTATCACCTGCCATTTCGCTTGAGCAAGGGTCCACTTCACGAAACCCTCGTTCAACTGTCGGAACTGTTACTGAGATTTATGATTTTTTACGTGTGTTTTATGCGCGGCTTGGAAAATTTCACTGTCCAAAATGTGGCAAAGCTATTGAAGCTCAGACTTCTGATGAGATTCTGGATCGCATCATGTCGCTTGATGATGGTACCAAGTTCATGCTTCTTGCGCCCATGATTGATCATCAGAAAGGCACCCATAAAGACCTTTTTGCCAAGCTTAAGCGTGAGGGTTTTGTCCGGGTAAGAGTTAATGGTGAAATGACTTCTATTGATGATGTTCCGGAACTTGAGAAGCATCGCAAACACACCATTGATCTTGTGGTTGATCGCCTAGTTATCAAAGGTGATATTAAAAAAAGGCTTGGTGATTCGCTTGAGCTTGCGCTTCGGTATGGGGATGAAGCTATTATAATTTCTATTGTGGGCGGCGAGGATATTTACCTTTCCACCATGTCTACCTGTTCTACATGTAAGATCAGTATGCCGCGTCTGTCTCCGCAACTTTTTTCTTTCAATAGCCCGCAGGGTGCGTGTCCTACTTGTTCCGGCCTTGGTAGCGTTGAATATTATGAGCCTGATCTCCTTGCTCCTAACAAGGGGCTGTCTTTGAAATCGGGCGCGGTTATCCCTTGGAAATCTCCGCAAATGTTTGGACGCTATGAACCTGAGTTTCGCGCTCTAGGCAAAAAGTATGGTTTTAAAATAGATACACCGATCAGTGAATTTTCTGAAAAAGCGCATAAGGCTCTTTTTTACGGTGATAAGGAACTTGACTGGGAAGGCATTGTTAATCAGCTCGAAGCGGGTAGAGATTTAGGTCGCATCTGGCGTGATGAGCTTTCACGTTTCAGGCAGAACACCTCCTGTCCGGCTTGTGGTGGTGCGCGTCTTCGTCCGGAATCGCTGGCTGTTAAGGTGGAAGGTGAAAGTATTTCAGATTTTTGCTCTATGTCTATTCACAGAGCTTTGAGCTGGATTGAGACTCTTGAGTTCAAGGGACATGATTCTTTGATTGCAGAACCACTCCTTAAAGAGCTGATTCATCGCATCGGGTTTATGGTTAATGTCGGACTGGACTACCTTAACCTCGGGCGTAATATGGCGACCCTTTCGGGTGGTGAAGCTCAACGCATACGTCTTGCTGGACAGCTTGGCTCCGGCCTTGTTGGTGTAACGTACGTGCTTGATGAGCCATCTATCGGCTTGCATCCACGAGATAACGAAAGATTGCTGGCTACCTTACGTTCGCTCCAATCTCGCGGAAATACAGTGCTCGTGGTTGAACATGACGAGGCTACAATTCGAAATGCGGATCATGTCATTGAGCTTGGGCCCGGTTCAGGAATGCTGGGCGGCGAGATAGTTTTTCAGGGCAGTGTAGATGATTTGCTCGGGAAATCTCAGTCGCTTACCGCTAAATACCTGCGCGGAGAGCTTTCACTTGATAAGCCCGAAAAACGGCGTGTTCCAACGGACTGGATAAAGCTTCGCGGGGTTAACACTCATAATCTAAAGAATTTAGATGTTGATATTCCGCTGGGAATTCTTTGTTGCTTTACTGGTGTGTCCGGCTCTGGGAAAAGTTCGCTTGTTGTGGATTCTATGTACAAGCATCTTGCTCTTTCGCGCGGTGTAAAAGTTGATCAGCCGGGAAAAATTTCCGGTATTGATGGGATTGATAAGATCGAAAAAGTAATTTCAATCGATCAGTCACCAATCGGGCGAACTCCCCGTTCAAATCCCGCGACTTATACTAAAATTTTTGACGATATCAGAAATATTTTTGCCGCAACTAAGGAATCGAAGAAGAGAGGCTACAAGCCCGGTAGATTTAGTTTCAACGTACGTGGCGGACGCTGCGAGGCGTGTAAAGGCGATGGGCAGATTCGGGTTGAAATGCATTTTCTGCCCGATGTTTACGTTACTTGTGATGTCTGCAAGGGTAAGCGTTACAATAGCCAGACTTTAGAAGTGGATTATAAGGGGAGCAACATTTCTGATGTTCTCCATATGACGGTTCGCCAGGCGAAGGTTTTTTTTGAAAATCACCCGACACTTAATCGCAGGCTCGCGGTTTTGGAGCAGGTTGGGCTAGAATATCTACAGCTTGGTCAGCCGGGTACGACTCTTTCCGGTGGTGAGGCTCAGCGGATTAAAATTTCACGTGAGCTTGGTAAAAGGCGCTTGCCGGGAACTCTGTATATTCTTGACGAGCCGACCACAGGACTTCACATGCACGAAGTTGGCAAGCTCATTAAAGTCTTACAGCAACTGGTAGAAAAGGGGGCAACGGTTATTGTTATTGAACACAATACTGATGTCATTCGTGCTGCGGATTATGTTTTCGATTTAGGTCCGGGCGGTGGAGAATCCGGCGGGCAGATTGTCGCTAAAGGAACTCCGGAAGAGATAATTGATAACCCCAACTCGGTTACGGGGCAGTTTATCGCATAG
- a CDS encoding Hpt domain-containing protein produces the protein MSNKIAVKVDEDLEDIMPRYLEIRLKELVELETAIQDKDFDQIRMLGHKLKGTGAAYGFEELSRLGNIIEEQAVEKIMDKVPESTAQVRNYLENVEIEYVEMD, from the coding sequence ATGAGTAATAAAATCGCAGTTAAAGTTGATGAAGACCTTGAAGACATTATGCCTCGGTATCTCGAAATTAGACTGAAAGAACTAGTCGAGCTTGAAACCGCTATTCAAGATAAAGATTTCGACCAGATCAGAATGCTGGGCCATAAATTAAAAGGAACTGGAGCCGCATACGGTTTCGAAGAGCTATCAAGACTCGGCAATATTATTGAAGAGCAAGCTGTTGAAAAAATCATGGATAAAGTACCTGAAAGCACAGCCCAAGTGCGCAACTATCTGGAAAACGTAGAAATTGAATACGTTGAAATGGATTAA
- the budA gene encoding acetolactate decarboxylase — protein sequence MKKLYKLLSLAIFSLILLTAFTPASASETIYQYSTIDSLLLGIYDGDLTVKELKSHGDFGIGTFNGLNGEMVFLDNEVYQVKVDGKAAPVEDSTRIPFADALTFKTDSILRIDSVTSLEDLNNKVTEALPSANIFFAIRIDGRFSMMRTRSVPGQQKPYPPLVEVVKKQGIFKFTEIEGSLIGIKSPSFVKGIGVPGFHWHFITKDRTAGGHVLGCKFKNAVAKVGSYSNFSLQLPKTKSFLDADLNKDKEKELIKVEKDSIKD from the coding sequence ATGAAAAAGTTATATAAACTGTTATCTCTTGCCATCTTTTCTCTAATCCTTCTCACAGCCTTCACTCCTGCCAGTGCAAGTGAAACCATTTACCAATATTCGACCATAGACTCACTGCTACTTGGTATTTATGACGGAGATCTAACCGTTAAAGAGCTTAAATCTCATGGTGATTTCGGGATAGGCACATTTAACGGTCTCAACGGTGAAATGGTTTTTCTAGATAATGAAGTTTATCAAGTAAAAGTAGACGGCAAAGCAGCTCCTGTCGAAGACTCTACAAGAATTCCATTTGCAGACGCCCTGACTTTCAAAACAGATTCCATTCTGAGAATTGATTCAGTTACTTCTCTGGAGGATCTTAATAATAAAGTAACGGAAGCTCTTCCTTCTGCGAATATTTTCTTTGCGATACGGATAGACGGTAGGTTTAGCATGATGAGAACAAGAAGCGTTCCCGGTCAGCAAAAGCCATACCCCCCGCTTGTGGAAGTTGTAAAAAAACAAGGCATCTTTAAATTTACTGAAATTGAAGGGTCCCTCATAGGGATTAAAAGTCCTTCTTTTGTCAAAGGAATCGGAGTCCCGGGTTTCCACTGGCACTTTATAACTAAAGACCGCACTGCTGGAGGCCACGTTCTCGGCTGTAAATTTAAAAATGCGGTTGCAAAGGTTGGATCTTACAGTAACTTTTCACTACAGCTTCCCAAGACCAAAAGTTTCTTAGACGCTGACTTAAATAAAGATAAAGAAAAAGAATTAATAAAAGTGGAAAAAGATTCAATAAAAGATTAA
- a CDS encoding chemotaxis protein CheD → MSSLKPDIPHVFLHTGDAFLGVSPTIVSTVLGSCVAITMFSPKLKQGCICHAFLPSRNEISPDKKISLQICRYVDTAVDYLLECMLRIGAKKNHLEVKLFGGSQGLIANRVRAPQYMAVGDRNVTMAKKCLKEKGLHPIAADVGGNVGRKILYATHTGDLWLKRLDRQTFDLDNKAPMPKRRK, encoded by the coding sequence ATGAGCTCATTAAAACCAGACATACCTCATGTATTCCTTCATACAGGAGATGCATTCCTTGGAGTAAGCCCCACAATCGTTTCGACAGTATTAGGGTCGTGCGTTGCAATAACTATGTTCTCTCCAAAACTTAAACAAGGATGCATTTGCCACGCATTTCTTCCCTCAAGAAATGAAATAAGTCCTGACAAAAAAATTTCACTTCAAATTTGCCGATATGTAGACACAGCTGTAGACTACTTGCTAGAGTGTATGCTTCGGATTGGCGCAAAAAAGAACCACTTGGAAGTCAAACTTTTCGGCGGCTCCCAAGGGTTGATCGCAAACCGCGTTCGCGCTCCGCAATACATGGCAGTGGGCGATAGAAACGTCACTATGGCTAAAAAATGTCTTAAAGAGAAAGGTTTACACCCAATAGCTGCTGATGTTGGCGGAAATGTTGGAAGGAAAATTTTATATGCAACTCACACGGGAGATCTCTGGCTAAAAAGGCTTGATAGGCAAACCTTCGACTTAGATAATAAAGCCCCGATGCCAAAGCGGCGAAAATAG
- a CDS encoding DsbA family protein, producing MIRLLISILAVTILLPSQVHAKTKSESETQLQKEIKEVLIKNPELIIGAFKGHEDKLYDLMQVGLEKKNKDKIRNRQIAQVNNPNIPATVPNRPVWGATSGDISIFAYSDFQSATCSKADATIQKLLKSDPKISYRYRHNPQGFHKMSRPAALYYEAIVLQNFQKAIAFNKLALAKRSKIKKHGLKELDAIALKVGANVTRIHIDIKSPKVIKTVNRDIKEAKSFGFTASPVFVVNGVTITGAAPIEEFQEVIKIIRDHNLK from the coding sequence ATGATCCGCCTTCTTATTTCTATTTTAGCGGTTACTATTCTTTTGCCGAGCCAAGTCCATGCGAAGACTAAATCAGAATCGGAAACTCAGCTTCAAAAAGAAATCAAAGAAGTATTAATCAAAAATCCAGAGCTAATTATTGGCGCATTTAAAGGCCATGAAGATAAACTTTATGACCTTATGCAAGTCGGTCTTGAAAAAAAGAACAAAGATAAAATACGCAACAGACAGATTGCACAGGTAAATAATCCTAATATCCCCGCAACCGTCCCTAACCGTCCTGTATGGGGAGCCACAAGCGGCGACATTTCCATATTTGCGTACTCAGATTTTCAATCTGCAACCTGTTCAAAAGCAGACGCGACTATACAAAAGCTGCTCAAATCTGACCCCAAAATAAGCTACCGCTATAGACATAATCCGCAAGGTTTCCACAAAATGTCGCGCCCGGCAGCCTTATATTATGAGGCCATAGTTTTACAAAACTTTCAAAAAGCAATCGCTTTTAACAAACTAGCACTCGCTAAAAGGTCCAAAATAAAAAAGCATGGACTAAAGGAACTAGATGCTATCGCTTTGAAAGTCGGAGCAAACGTTACTAGGATTCATATAGACATCAAATCACCCAAAGTTATAAAGACCGTAAATCGTGACATCAAAGAAGCTAAGTCTTTTGGGTTCACTGCATCCCCGGTCTTTGTTGTTAATGGTGTTACCATCACCGGGGCGGCCCCCATTGAAGAATTTCAAGAAGTAATTAAAATAATACGCGATCATAATTTAAAATAA
- a CDS encoding STAS domain-containing protein yields MELNQKKVENATIVRMEGRLDALTSPNFEDAICKLIKDGEIRLVFDLGDLEYISSAGLRAILSTAKRLKAEDGAIAFANITGMISEVFEISGFGSMFNIYSSALTAANKIS; encoded by the coding sequence ATGGAACTTAATCAAAAAAAAGTAGAAAATGCTACTATAGTTAGAATGGAAGGAAGGCTAGACGCGCTGACTTCCCCCAATTTCGAAGATGCAATCTGCAAACTGATTAAAGACGGAGAGATAAGGCTCGTCTTTGATTTAGGTGACTTAGAATACATCTCGAGCGCAGGGTTAAGAGCGATTCTATCAACAGCCAAAAGGCTGAAAGCAGAAGACGGCGCAATTGCCTTCGCAAATATCACGGGTATGATAAGCGAAGTCTTCGAAATATCAGGATTCGGCTCAATGTTTAATATTTACAGCTCAGCTTTAACAGCTGCTAATAAAATTTCATAA